In a single window of the Melioribacteraceae bacterium genome:
- a CDS encoding CZB domain-containing protein, with amino-acid sequence MINKEEISSAIAAHGKWKQRLIDAIETGKSEFTVALLRVDNLCDFGKWLYSLSAEEKLSPYWNEVQKLHAKFHTEAAKILDLAINGKVNEAKEAMSLGKDYMKCSGELTRAMMKWRDSLTIN; translated from the coding sequence GTGATTAATAAAGAGGAAATTTCTAGTGCCATCGCTGCACATGGTAAATGGAAACAACGTTTAATTGATGCAATTGAGACTGGCAAAAGCGAATTTACAGTCGCGCTTTTAAGAGTTGATAATTTATGCGACTTTGGTAAATGGCTTTACTCTTTATCTGCTGAAGAAAAATTATCTCCGTATTGGAATGAGGTGCAAAAACTTCATGCTAAATTTCACACCGAGGCAGCTAAAATTCTTGACCTTGCTATTAATGGAAAAGTTAATGAGGCCAAAGAAGCAATGTCTTTAGGTAAAGATTATATGAAGTGTTCGGGAGAATTAACCAGAGCAATGATGAAGTGGAGAGATTCATTAACAATCAATTAG
- a CDS encoding HAMP domain-containing histidine kinase gives MSKIKFDKRSLIYFCIILIIIFITHCILIDGGTGSHHGASIINIVFNSFLMTIIVFPFLLVFLWSDIKKRTRIEEELRKSIAEKDKFFAIIAHDLRSPFQGFIGLAELLAANANEFTKAELTTVSKEMHQKASNLFVLLENLLEWAHVQRGTINFSPQDCSLSEIINHSIEIVAQNADHKNIEIINSAQDSSLVYADEKMIDSVLRNLLSNAVKFTPKGGKVVVSSRLLNNTTVEISVADSGIGMSDSLRNKLFIVGEKVGREGTDGEKSSGLGLLLCKEFIEKNGGNIRVESQKHKGSTFRFTLPLSVNKK, from the coding sequence ATGTCAAAAATTAAGTTCGATAAACGTTCTTTAATATACTTCTGCATTATTCTTATTATCATTTTTATTACTCATTGCATCTTGATTGATGGGGGAACGGGCTCCCATCACGGCGCAAGTATTATAAATATAGTTTTCAATTCGTTTCTTATGACAATAATCGTATTTCCCTTCCTTCTAGTTTTTCTTTGGTCCGATATAAAGAAAAGAACAAGAATTGAAGAAGAGTTAAGAAAATCAATTGCGGAGAAAGATAAATTTTTCGCTATTATAGCTCATGATCTAAGAAGCCCGTTTCAAGGTTTTATTGGCCTGGCAGAGTTATTGGCTGCCAACGCAAATGAATTTACAAAAGCTGAATTAACAACCGTTAGCAAGGAAATGCACCAAAAGGCGAGTAATTTATTTGTATTACTAGAAAATCTTTTGGAATGGGCTCATGTTCAAAGAGGCACAATTAATTTTTCACCACAAGATTGTTCGTTATCAGAAATTATTAATCATTCCATTGAAATTGTAGCTCAAAACGCGGATCATAAAAATATAGAGATTATTAATTCTGCTCAAGATTCAAGTTTAGTATATGCTGATGAAAAAATGATAGATTCAGTTTTGAGAAATCTTCTTTCCAACGCGGTGAAATTTACGCCAAAAGGCGGAAAGGTAGTTGTAAGTTCCAGACTTTTAAATAACACTACCGTTGAAATTTCTGTTGCCGATAGCGGAATTGGAATGTCAGATTCACTTCGTAACAAGTTATTTATTGTTGGCGAAAAAGTTGGACGTGAAGGAACTGATGGTGAAAAAAGCTCTGGACTTGGTCTTTTACTATGTAAAGAATTTATAGAAAAAAATGGTGGTAATATCCGGGTGGAAAGCCAAAAACATAAAGGTTCTACTTTTAGGTTTACATTGCCTTTGTCAGTTAATAAAAAATAA